In a single window of the Acyrthosiphon pisum isolate AL4f chromosome X, pea_aphid_22Mar2018_4r6ur, whole genome shotgun sequence genome:
- the LOC100163210 gene encoding zinc finger protein 271-like — MEKNLYPCDICDDSFAHCNTLKSHQRAHMGEKPYPCDVYDRSFAQSNNLTSHKRTHTGEKPYPCDVCDKWFSRSHNLTVHKRTHTGEKPYPCDICEKSFSQNEQLTVHKRTHTGEKPYPCDVCDKWFSRNDSLTKHKRSHTGEKPYPCDVCDKWFSRSHNLTIHKRTHTGEKPYPCDICEKSFSHSSQVAVHKRTHTGEKPYPCDVCDKWFSRNDSLTKHKRSHTGEKPYPCDVCDKWFSQNVHLVVHKRTHTGEKPYPCDVCEKSFAESSNLTKHRRIHIREKPNLT; from the coding sequence atggaaaaaaatctatatcCGTGTGATATATGCGATGACTCTTTCGCTCATTGCAATACTTTGAAATCACACCAGCGGGCTCACATGGGAGAAAAACCATATCCGTGTGATGTATATGACAGATCGTTCGCTCAGAGCAATAACTTAACAAGTCACAAGCGGACTCACACGGGAGAGAAGCCCTACCCGTGTGACGTATGCGATAAATGGTTCAGTCGAAGTCACAATCTGACTGTTCACAAGCGGACTCACACGGGCGAGAAGCCCTATCCATGTGACATATGCGAAAAATCATTCAGTCAAAATGAGCAACTAACGGTTCACAAGCGGACGCACACGGGAGAGAAACCTTACCCGTGTGACGTGTGTGACAAATGGTTCAGTCGAAATGATAGCCTCACGAAACACAAGCGATCGCATACGGGAGAGAAGCCCTACCCGTGTGACGTATGCGATAAATGGTTCAGTCGAAGTCACAATCTGACTATTCACAAGCGGACTCACACGGGCGAGAAGCCCTATCCATGTGACATATGCGAAAAATCATTCAGTCATAGTAGCCAAGTGGCTGTTCACAAGCGGACTCACACAGGAGAGAAACCTTACCCGTGTGACGTGTGTGACAAATGGTTCAGTCGAAATGATAGCCTCACGAAACACAAGCGATCGCATACGGGAGAGAAGCCCTACCCGTGTGACGTATGCGATAAATGGTTCAGCCAAAATGTCCACCTGGTGGTTCACAAGCGGACGCACACGGGCGAGAAACCTTACCCGTGTGACGTATGTGAAAAATCATTTGCTGAGAGTTCTAATCTGACTAAACACCGACGAATTCACATTAGAGAGAAGCCAAACCTAACGTGA